Proteins encoded by one window of Ulvibacter sp. MAR_2010_11:
- a CDS encoding GH3 auxin-responsive promoter family protein, whose translation MPIKSIAAKILARREVRRIHKWSEAPEKTQERVFKQLIKNAKDTVFGKDHYFHTITSPKQFAAQVPIRDYEALKSYVDRVVQGEENVLWPGKPLYFAKTSGTTSGAKYIPLTKASLPFHLKAARNAILCYIEETGKSDFVNGKMIFLQGSPRLEKKNGVKFGRLSGIVAHYVPKYLQMNRLPSMKTNCIEDWETKVDAIVAETINENMTVISGIPSWVQMYFERLQAKSGKKIGDLFKNFELFIYGGVNYEPYRAKFEALIGRKVPSIELFPASEGFFAYQDSQKKDGMLLLLNSGIFYEFVEEKRFFEDNAPRLTIGEVKTGVNYVMIISTNAGLWAYNLGDTIQFIATKPYRIMVSGRIAHYISAFGEHVIGKEVEQAMKEAIEDFQFSISEFTVAPQTAPNKGDLPYHEWLIEFEKVPMNLQQVAEALDASMQRQNSYYFDLIKGKVLQPLKIRVLGKDSFNSYMKSQGKLGGQNKTPRLANDREIADELINLQALN comes from the coding sequence ATGCCTATAAAGTCCATAGCTGCTAAAATCCTTGCAAGAAGAGAGGTTCGCCGTATCCATAAGTGGTCGGAAGCGCCCGAAAAAACACAAGAACGGGTATTTAAACAGTTGATTAAAAATGCAAAGGATACAGTTTTCGGAAAAGATCACTATTTTCATACAATCACCTCGCCAAAACAATTTGCCGCTCAGGTGCCAATTAGAGATTACGAGGCATTAAAATCGTATGTCGATAGAGTGGTACAGGGAGAAGAAAATGTCCTATGGCCCGGGAAACCACTTTATTTCGCCAAAACCTCGGGCACAACCAGTGGTGCCAAATACATCCCTCTTACTAAGGCTTCCTTGCCCTTCCATTTGAAAGCAGCACGGAATGCAATTCTTTGTTATATAGAAGAAACAGGAAAATCGGATTTTGTAAATGGGAAAATGATTTTTTTACAGGGGAGCCCGCGTTTGGAGAAAAAAAACGGAGTTAAATTTGGCAGGCTGTCGGGCATAGTCGCTCATTATGTCCCGAAGTATCTTCAAATGAACCGATTGCCCAGTATGAAAACCAATTGTATAGAAGACTGGGAAACCAAGGTGGATGCTATCGTCGCCGAGACTATTAATGAGAATATGACCGTAATTAGCGGCATTCCTTCTTGGGTACAGATGTATTTTGAACGCCTCCAAGCTAAGTCGGGCAAGAAAATAGGCGACCTTTTTAAAAACTTTGAACTGTTTATCTATGGAGGGGTAAATTATGAGCCGTACCGCGCAAAATTTGAAGCGTTAATTGGCAGAAAAGTGCCGAGTATCGAATTATTTCCCGCCAGCGAAGGATTTTTTGCTTATCAGGACAGTCAGAAAAAAGATGGCATGCTGCTGCTTTTGAATTCCGGAATTTTTTACGAATTCGTTGAAGAAAAGCGATTTTTTGAAGATAATGCTCCAAGACTTACCATTGGGGAAGTGAAAACGGGCGTAAATTATGTAATGATAATTTCTACCAATGCCGGGCTGTGGGCTTATAATTTAGGAGATACTATTCAGTTTATTGCTACAAAACCTTATCGCATTATGGTATCCGGCCGCATAGCGCATTATATTTCGGCCTTTGGGGAACATGTGATTGGGAAGGAAGTGGAGCAAGCAATGAAAGAGGCTATTGAAGATTTTCAGTTTTCAATTTCTGAGTTTACGGTTGCACCCCAAACCGCACCCAATAAGGGAGATCTGCCGTATCATGAATGGTTGATAGAGTTTGAAAAAGTTCCGATGAACCTTCAGCAGGTAGCGGAAGCATTGGACGCTTCGATGCAGCGGCAAAATTCGTACTATTTCGATTTAATAAAAGGAAAGGTTCTTCAGCCGTTAAAAATAAGGGTTTTAGGAAAAGACAGTTTTAATAGTTATATGAAGTCTCAAGGAAAATTAGGGGGACAAAACAAAACACCGCGTTTGGCAAACGACCGCGAGATTGCCGACGAACTGATTAACTTGCAAGCCTTAAATTAG
- the rfbB gene encoding dTDP-glucose 4,6-dehydratase gives MKNNKVLITGGAGFIGSNFVAYYMEQSKDEIIVLDKLTYAGNLTNLEAVSARKNYTFIEGDICDASLVENLFETHKFSKIVHFAAESHVDNSITGPAEFIQTNIVGTFNLLQSAYKNWMDGPNRFKEGFRTARFLHVSTDEVYGTLGETGLFTETTPYAPNSPYSASKASSDFIVRSYFHTYGLPVVTTNCSNNYGPNQHKEKLIPTIIRKALSGQPIPIYGDGKNVRDWLYVKDHCTGIQLAIDKGKTGETYNIGGNNERNNLYIAHTICELLDELQPKSSSYKELISFVADRPGHDFRYAIDASKIENELGWKAEENFETGIKKTVTWYLNNRDRL, from the coding sequence TTGAAGAACAATAAAGTCTTAATTACAGGGGGCGCAGGATTTATAGGATCCAATTTTGTTGCGTATTATATGGAGCAATCAAAAGATGAGATTATAGTCCTGGACAAGCTTACTTATGCCGGAAACCTGACTAATTTAGAAGCAGTTTCAGCACGAAAGAACTATACTTTTATTGAAGGAGATATTTGCGATGCCTCTCTGGTTGAAAATCTGTTCGAAACACATAAATTTTCAAAAATTGTACATTTTGCCGCCGAATCGCATGTAGATAATTCAATTACCGGGCCTGCTGAGTTTATCCAAACCAATATAGTTGGGACATTTAATTTGTTGCAAAGCGCCTATAAAAATTGGATGGACGGACCTAACCGGTTTAAGGAGGGATTTAGGACAGCTCGCTTCTTACATGTTTCCACCGATGAGGTTTACGGAACCCTTGGGGAAACGGGACTTTTTACCGAAACGACGCCATATGCTCCTAACAGTCCCTACAGTGCGTCCAAGGCTTCATCTGATTTTATAGTAAGAAGTTATTTTCATACCTACGGATTGCCGGTAGTTACCACCAACTGTTCCAACAACTACGGTCCGAATCAGCATAAAGAAAAATTAATACCCACCATTATTCGGAAGGCTCTTTCCGGGCAACCTATTCCTATTTACGGAGATGGAAAAAACGTACGAGATTGGTTGTATGTAAAGGACCATTGCACCGGAATACAACTTGCAATAGATAAAGGAAAAACCGGTGAAACCTACAATATTGGAGGCAATAACGAGCGAAATAATCTTTACATTGCGCATACTATTTGTGAACTATTGGACGAATTACAACCTAAAAGCAGTTCTTATAAAGAGCTAATCTCCTTTGTAGCAGACAGACCGGGGCATGATTTCAGATATGCAATTGATGCCTCTAAAATTGAAAATGAGTTAGGTTGGAAGGCTGAAGAAAATTTTGAGACAGGAATTAAGAAAACGGTAACTTGGTACCTTAACAACAGAGACAGATTATGA
- the rfbA gene encoding glucose-1-phosphate thymidylyltransferase RfbA yields the protein MKGIILAGGSGTRLHPITLAISKQLMPVYDKPMIYYPLSTLMYAGIREILIISTPQDLPLFKELLGDGKKLGCEFSYAEQEHPNGLAEAFIIGKEFIGKEKVALILGDNIFYGSGLKELLQSNNNPDGGIIYAYHVLDPERYGVVQFDSNGKALSIEEKPKHPKSNYAVPGIYFYDNSVVEVAASIAPSARGELEITDVNNMYLQQGKLRVSILDKGTAWLDTGTFASLMQAAQFVEVIEERQGLKIGSIEEAAYDMGYITKDQLIALAQPLLKSGYGKHLLQLD from the coding sequence ATGAAGGGAATTATTTTAGCCGGGGGCTCGGGAACGAGATTACACCCAATAACCCTTGCGATAAGCAAACAACTGATGCCGGTGTATGATAAACCCATGATTTATTATCCGCTTTCAACCCTTATGTATGCAGGGATACGAGAAATATTAATAATTTCAACTCCCCAGGATTTACCATTGTTTAAAGAACTTTTGGGAGATGGAAAAAAGCTGGGCTGCGAATTTAGCTATGCAGAACAGGAGCATCCAAACGGCCTGGCGGAAGCATTTATAATTGGTAAGGAGTTTATTGGTAAAGAAAAAGTAGCCCTCATATTAGGCGACAATATCTTTTACGGTTCCGGTTTAAAGGAATTATTGCAGTCCAACAACAATCCTGATGGGGGTATTATTTATGCCTATCACGTTTTGGATCCTGAACGCTATGGAGTAGTCCAGTTTGATTCTAATGGAAAAGCGTTGTCGATTGAAGAAAAACCAAAGCATCCTAAATCCAATTATGCGGTCCCGGGGATCTATTTTTACGATAACAGTGTTGTAGAAGTTGCTGCGTCCATAGCCCCCAGTGCCCGTGGCGAACTAGAGATTACTGATGTAAATAACATGTATTTGCAACAGGGAAAGCTGCGCGTAAGTATTCTCGATAAAGGAACAGCCTGGCTGGACACAGGAACGTTTGCTTCTCTTATGCAGGCTGCGCAGTTTGTTGAGGTTATTGAAGAGCGTCAAGGATTAAAGATAGGATCTATTGAAGAAGCGGCGTACGATATGGGATATATTACCAAGGATCAACTTATCGCATTGGCCCAACCCTTGTTAAAAAGCGGCTACGGTAAACATTTATTACAATTAGACTAA